One window from the genome of Leptospira johnsonii encodes:
- a CDS encoding LruC domain-containing protein, giving the protein MTKKILICFLASLSISFASCTSSSDPNYAWLMSLVAGSTAVEAPSGPTDFGIDINDETAPVDFVFDTTRTITVNVQVIDPVAPVNGSMVQVTVPSAVPGAASNKSVFKAYTNPSGEVTGSFTIDGDTKTVHLTVEAYGKFYEADISIVTVSKVDRRISISFTATGQQIIDTDGDGIQDFEDVFPNDPTRVSSIRVPAEDYYTTSYEDLFPKQGDADFNDYVIRSYFEEDLNKFGEVVRVRGYFTHVAKGAGYNHTLRFGLPGASVTSYSLLRYAADGTTLEENLSGTPASIADLEILGNSSTTISKSNASKTDTVFVKGKTAKLEVILSAPISKLVLGPAPYDTFIRVVNTGKDIHAAGRYFDAEGKDIYRDATGFPWVLLVPGNFQWPYEATDIRTSYPTFKTWYESLGTTDTDWFRTPNTSAVFPATP; this is encoded by the coding sequence ATGACAAAGAAAATCCTAATTTGCTTTTTAGCCTCTCTCAGTATCTCTTTCGCCTCCTGCACGTCTTCCAGCGATCCGAATTACGCATGGTTGATGAGTTTAGTAGCAGGATCCACTGCAGTGGAGGCTCCTTCCGGTCCTACTGATTTCGGGATCGATATCAATGACGAGACTGCTCCTGTAGATTTCGTATTCGATACCACCCGAACAATCACAGTAAACGTTCAAGTAATAGATCCTGTAGCTCCTGTAAACGGGTCCATGGTGCAGGTAACTGTACCTTCTGCCGTTCCTGGTGCTGCCAGTAATAAATCGGTATTCAAGGCTTATACAAATCCTAGCGGAGAAGTTACAGGTAGTTTTACTATAGATGGCGATACTAAAACGGTTCATCTCACTGTAGAAGCTTACGGTAAGTTTTACGAAGCGGATATTTCCATCGTGACTGTAAGCAAGGTGGACAGAAGGATCTCAATCAGCTTCACCGCGACGGGACAGCAGATCATCGATACCGATGGAGATGGCATACAGGATTTCGAGGATGTATTCCCGAACGATCCTACAAGAGTTAGTTCTATCCGGGTTCCTGCGGAAGATTATTACACCACATCGTATGAGGACTTATTTCCTAAACAAGGAGATGCGGACTTCAACGACTATGTGATCCGTTCTTATTTCGAAGAAGATCTGAACAAATTCGGCGAGGTAGTACGAGTGAGAGGTTATTTCACTCATGTCGCCAAAGGTGCCGGATATAATCATACTCTTCGCTTCGGATTGCCTGGAGCAAGTGTAACAAGTTATTCTCTTCTGCGGTATGCGGCAGACGGAACCACCTTGGAAGAAAACTTAAGTGGAACTCCAGCTTCGATTGCGGATCTGGAAATATTAGGAAATAGTTCTACTACAATTTCCAAATCAAACGCATCCAAAACGGACACAGTCTTCGTAAAAGGTAAAACTGCAAAACTGGAAGTTATCCTTTCCGCGCCAATTTCCAAACTGGTGTTAGGACCCGCTCCTTATGATACGTTCATAAGAGTGGTCAACACCGGCAAAGATATACACGCTGCAGGAAGGTATTTCGATGCAGAAGGAAAAGACATTTATAGAGATGCTACCGGCTTCCCTTGGGTGCTTCTTGTTCCTGGAAACTTCCAATGGCCTTACGAAGCTACGGACATACGTACTTCTTATCCTACTTTCAAAACCTGGTATGAATCTCTTGGAACCACCGATACGGATTGGTTCCGAACTCCGAATACTTCGGCAGTGTTTCCAGCTACGCCCTAA
- a CDS encoding sensor histidine kinase: MASGLSKQKDSKQSGSYSGKEQASNFLSLVEEISPIVALDENNIVRFTNASFRKEFKLRFASPVGKNLFNLLKLDSKEEANLRENLHKALKTKLQNQEFKKGKKSYGYSIFKFKDSLGMILKDITENKKLEKKIATLHTQVLASQEEERSRLARELHDGVGQLILAAKLHFQAYQKSEKEHPESFGSGLGLIDKASQELREIYTNLQPSSLKELGLEAALSSLANQIFPIQKIKVKSEFKVPEKIPQEIQNQVFRILQEICANILKHSQANKVELRIFSEKDTLVVSAKDNGKGFKEKEARIKSTGYGLENIRRRTEDLNGTLFLESEPNKGTQYVLRIPLKKRSKEKV; encoded by the coding sequence GTGGCTTCAGGACTCTCCAAACAAAAAGATAGCAAACAATCAGGCTCGTATTCCGGTAAGGAGCAGGCCTCTAATTTCCTATCCTTGGTAGAGGAGATCTCCCCTATCGTAGCTTTGGACGAAAACAATATAGTCCGATTTACAAACGCATCCTTTCGAAAAGAATTCAAACTTAGATTTGCAAGCCCCGTAGGAAAAAACCTATTCAATCTATTAAAATTGGATTCGAAAGAAGAAGCCAACCTGAGAGAAAATCTTCATAAAGCACTCAAAACAAAATTGCAAAACCAGGAATTCAAAAAAGGAAAGAAGTCCTACGGATATTCTATCTTTAAATTCAAAGACAGCCTGGGTATGATCTTAAAAGATATCACCGAGAATAAAAAGTTAGAAAAGAAGATCGCAACTCTCCACACACAAGTACTCGCTTCCCAAGAAGAAGAAAGATCCAGACTCGCAAGAGAACTTCATGACGGAGTGGGACAACTTATACTCGCGGCAAAATTACATTTCCAAGCTTACCAAAAATCCGAGAAGGAACATCCGGAATCTTTCGGCTCAGGGTTAGGACTCATCGATAAAGCAAGCCAAGAACTCCGTGAAATTTACACAAATTTGCAACCTTCTTCCTTAAAAGAACTTGGGCTGGAAGCTGCCTTAAGCTCTCTAGCGAACCAAATTTTTCCGATACAAAAAATTAAAGTAAAATCCGAGTTTAAGGTTCCCGAAAAAATTCCTCAGGAAATACAAAACCAAGTATTCAGAATATTACAGGAAATTTGCGCTAATATTCTAAAACATTCCCAAGCGAATAAAGTGGAGTTAAGGATCTTTTCCGAAAAAGATACTTTGGTAGTTTCTGCAAAAGATAACGGAAAAGGATTTAAAGAAAAAGAAGCCAGAATAAAGTCTACCGGATACGGATTGGAAAATATTCGGAGAAGAACCGAGGACCTGAACGGTACTCTTTTTTTAGAATCCGAACCTAATAAAGGTACTCAATACGTGCTTAGGATCCCGTTAAAAAAACGTTCCAAGGAGAAAGTATGA
- a CDS encoding response regulator, translating into MNAQPSVCKLYLVDDHAILREGLRLIISGQNDLEIIGENGNAEQALDEIGKLEPDILITDISMPGVSGIDLVKGVKRYYPKVQVIILSRHDNEEYIQKLVDLGINGYVLKDDAGEDLLRAIDAVRRKETYLSPRIATRVLSGIGRKKTGELQEEGPSVFSVLSDRERQILKLISEGNSNEKIGKLLHISPATVKVHRANIMKKLDLHKVADLVVYAIRAGIVES; encoded by the coding sequence ATGAACGCCCAACCCTCCGTTTGCAAACTCTATCTTGTAGACGACCATGCCATCTTAAGAGAAGGTCTTAGACTGATCATTTCTGGACAAAACGATCTAGAAATCATCGGCGAAAATGGGAACGCTGAACAGGCGCTAGACGAGATCGGCAAATTAGAGCCTGATATTCTTATCACGGATATTTCCATGCCTGGAGTCAGCGGTATCGACCTTGTCAAAGGAGTCAAAAGATACTATCCCAAAGTTCAGGTCATCATTCTATCCAGACATGATAACGAAGAATACATCCAAAAACTGGTGGATCTAGGCATCAACGGTTACGTTCTAAAAGACGACGCGGGAGAAGATCTACTAAGAGCAATAGACGCTGTCCGCAGAAAGGAAACTTATCTAAGTCCAAGGATCGCGACTAGAGTTCTTTCAGGAATCGGCCGCAAAAAAACGGGAGAACTTCAGGAAGAAGGTCCATCCGTATTCTCAGTGCTTTCCGACAGAGAAAGACAGATCTTAAAATTGATCTCGGAAGGGAATTCCAACGAGAAAATAGGGAAACTTCTTCACATTTCTCCTGCCACCGTAAAAGTGCATAGAGCAAATATCATGAAGAAGTTGGACTTACACAAGGTGGCAGACCTTGTAGTCTATGCAATCCGCGCGGGCATCGTAGAAAGTTAG
- a CDS encoding DUF1554 domain-containing protein, with amino-acid sequence MALRISTLLILLSGFFSSACSKPFPGGDELILLGLLGKTRYLFVTTSPNTGDLGGVAGADLICQSAKTAEVPNLPGSPLEYVALIASSTRIPGGAGWPLFPGTNYYAMSPSETLIFHTDGSGLPTLPMDSATGIPGAGNYWTGISSSFGLSTDICQSWGSSSPTDFGEYGAPGDNTIGGFNQGFSDGCDQPKGLLCVRN; translated from the coding sequence ATGGCTCTTAGAATTTCTACCTTGCTCATTCTTCTTTCCGGGTTTTTCAGCTCCGCTTGTTCCAAACCTTTTCCTGGCGGAGATGAATTGATTCTTTTAGGACTTCTCGGAAAAACACGTTATCTGTTCGTTACTACTTCTCCCAATACAGGAGACTTAGGCGGGGTTGCAGGAGCCGATCTGATTTGCCAAAGTGCAAAAACCGCGGAGGTTCCTAATTTGCCTGGATCGCCTTTGGAATACGTTGCATTGATTGCTTCTTCTACTAGGATTCCGGGCGGAGCCGGTTGGCCCTTATTTCCAGGCACGAATTATTACGCAATGTCTCCAAGCGAAACTTTGATCTTTCATACGGATGGTTCTGGACTTCCGACGCTTCCAATGGATAGCGCGACTGGAATTCCTGGGGCAGGGAATTATTGGACAGGGATTAGCTCAAGTTTTGGACTTAGCACGGATATATGCCAAAGCTGGGGAAGCTCTTCACCTACAGATTTTGGAGAATATGGAGCTCCTGGTGATAATACCATCGGAGGCTTCAACCAAGGCTTCTCGGATGGATGCGATCAGCCTAAAGGTTTACTCTGCGTTAGAAACTAA
- a CDS encoding fibronectin type III domain-containing protein, producing the protein MHLFRGKTFALLFQLILIFFSVSLGIFAEKKSFVYYIEWKEVKGSRGYVVEVRKAEPPQELFLEKKVSENEIEFSLEAGTYEYRIAALNRFGKPSSYTPWTNFKVEQDRPKAVAMAEKEEASKGIKTSKFVWIPGTGYYSKGERWKSYSIWAWFGALAYLGNSEREAGNILASKPLNDPMNIGILSLNLPSSFTLYLWQARENDKKEYEMHQSNQALIGGAAILSVALSLWLENKLPQGDTVQFKVSPDRGGNLNTFANTGFSQNRWEVQYTRSF; encoded by the coding sequence ATGCATTTGTTCCGCGGAAAAACTTTCGCTCTGTTATTTCAGCTTATTCTAATATTCTTTTCCGTGTCTTTGGGAATTTTCGCAGAGAAAAAGAGCTTCGTATATTATATAGAATGGAAAGAAGTAAAAGGAAGCCGCGGTTACGTAGTAGAAGTCCGAAAAGCAGAACCTCCTCAAGAATTATTTTTGGAGAAGAAGGTCTCTGAGAACGAAATAGAATTCTCCTTAGAGGCAGGGACCTACGAATACAGGATCGCTGCATTGAATAGATTCGGAAAACCTTCTTCTTATACTCCTTGGACTAATTTTAAAGTAGAGCAAGACCGCCCGAAAGCGGTTGCCATGGCTGAGAAAGAAGAGGCAAGTAAAGGAATCAAAACTTCTAAGTTTGTTTGGATCCCTGGAACAGGATATTATTCCAAGGGAGAACGTTGGAAGTCCTACAGCATCTGGGCTTGGTTCGGAGCTCTCGCCTATCTTGGAAATTCGGAAAGAGAAGCTGGGAATATTCTCGCCTCAAAGCCGTTAAACGACCCGATGAATATCGGGATCTTAAGTTTAAATCTACCTTCTTCCTTTACTCTTTATCTATGGCAGGCAAGAGAGAATGATAAGAAAGAATATGAAATGCACCAGAGCAACCAGGCTCTGATTGGAGGAGCGGCGATCTTAAGCGTTGCACTTTCTCTTTGGTTAGAGAATAAACTCCCGCAAGGAGATACTGTCCAATTCAAAGTAAGTCCTGACAGAGGCGGAAATCTGAATACTTTTGCAAATACTGGATTCTCTCAGAATAGATGGGAAGTCCAATATACAAGGAGCTTTTGA
- a CDS encoding FecR family protein produces the protein MDWRIYKREWQVGIGCFLVLFLSLYLLYFESKSNGGAGKEIMGTVSFRYKTAQRKFPDRMLWEDLEQGMPVYDRDSIRTDEASEAVVFLKSGTRIELDPQSMVVLQLKENKENLDLNEGNILVESGKKVLSVIAGTVGLEAELGSKFQVTKNQNGTRVDVERGQVEWSEDGTVKQTLGEKESSLNGNKLNQNWSLVSPEDSYRYFPTEMEQTVEFRWEGGEEGILEISPRRDFSVYISKRPSKEPYYKQKFPEGIYYWRVNSRDGKKISEVRKFRVLPNFPVELHYPKKDLSQEDRTVAFSWAKQKIASGYKLQISTDPSFGSISETQVFRTNFSLTLDPGTYYWRVQSYTNLPGTETFSEARKFSISLPVIQVAETKQEIAATTEALTNAELSVDFPKKGAVVDMTGKESISFRWKFSTKQKQSEWKFRLFYKRGSGDELIYEKKTKGDRLVFKDLEKLDVGTFHWTIESDSDPNLRSEADFKILLREELEAPETKSSGARP, from the coding sequence ATGGATTGGAGAATATATAAAAGAGAATGGCAGGTAGGTATAGGCTGCTTCCTTGTACTTTTCTTATCTTTGTACCTTCTTTATTTCGAATCCAAATCGAACGGGGGAGCCGGAAAGGAGATTATGGGGACTGTCTCCTTCCGTTACAAAACTGCTCAAAGAAAATTTCCGGATAGAATGTTATGGGAAGATCTGGAGCAAGGAATGCCAGTGTATGATAGGGACTCCATCCGAACAGACGAGGCTTCCGAAGCGGTAGTATTTTTAAAATCAGGCACGAGGATAGAATTAGATCCTCAGTCTATGGTCGTTCTCCAATTAAAGGAGAATAAGGAAAACCTGGATCTGAACGAAGGAAATATTCTAGTTGAGAGCGGAAAAAAAGTTCTCTCCGTGATCGCAGGAACGGTAGGTTTAGAAGCGGAATTAGGTTCCAAGTTCCAAGTTACAAAAAATCAGAACGGCACTAGAGTAGATGTAGAAAGAGGACAGGTAGAATGGTCCGAAGACGGGACCGTCAAACAAACATTAGGCGAAAAAGAGAGTTCGCTAAATGGGAATAAACTGAACCAAAATTGGAGCCTTGTCAGTCCCGAAGATTCTTACAGATATTTTCCGACAGAAATGGAGCAGACCGTCGAATTCCGTTGGGAAGGAGGAGAAGAAGGTATATTAGAAATTTCTCCTAGACGGGACTTTTCAGTGTATATCTCTAAAAGGCCTTCTAAAGAACCTTATTATAAACAAAAATTTCCGGAAGGGATCTATTATTGGAGGGTCAACTCCAGGGACGGCAAGAAAATATCCGAAGTCCGAAAGTTCAGAGTTCTTCCCAACTTCCCCGTAGAATTACATTATCCTAAAAAAGATCTTTCTCAAGAAGATAGGACCGTTGCATTCTCCTGGGCAAAACAAAAGATAGCAAGCGGTTATAAATTACAGATCTCTACTGATCCTAGTTTTGGATCTATTTCCGAGACACAAGTATTTCGTACGAATTTTTCGCTAACATTGGATCCAGGCACTTATTATTGGAGAGTACAGTCCTATACGAATCTTCCCGGAACGGAAACATTCTCGGAAGCGCGTAAATTTTCCATTTCTCTTCCTGTCATTCAGGTTGCAGAAACAAAACAAGAGATTGCTGCGACTACTGAAGCGCTGACAAATGCGGAACTTTCCGTTGATTTTCCGAAAAAGGGCGCTGTAGTGGATATGACCGGCAAGGAAAGTATTTCTTTCCGTTGGAAATTCTCCACCAAACAGAAGCAAAGCGAATGGAAATTTCGTCTTTTCTATAAGAGAGGCTCAGGCGACGAGCTAATCTATGAAAAAAAGACAAAAGGCGACAGGTTGGTGTTCAAGGACTTGGAAAAATTGGATGTAGGAACATTCCATTGGACCATAGAATCCGATTCGGACCCTAACTTAAGATCTGAAGCGGATTTCAAAATATTACTTAGGGAAGAATTGGAAGCCCCGGAAACAAAATCCAGCGGCGCCCGCCCTTAA
- a CDS encoding adenylate/guanylate cyclase domain-containing protein: MQEGVGKNQILEVPLTDTMSAYSRRFPEEGGNLSEWMDEIHTRGIQEVVFWGTKSEASGWKNSQVFRDLVKKLQEDKIRLSTMDGVKFRSSPDSARKLDRFLRSHLGSVLVCYSENEASEFVKLMQEILSGKKEESTKVYTPYSPNITSEKSKKEKQEPPKNHGEDFKASRITIRVKLLAIVSAIVVVSMGLMIGLATNLFRNYTVSLIQEYNLSLARLTGLQVGLRIKELSSKSSEFADKWNIRPSKGSDSKKITPPAYISGFFSTHPKILAWGKYEQGESTLVFNPRFVRDLRKEEDEIRGLWVAIPKEDKEKFFASEFESTRLENISSKFGFSTVLFIEKDPSGKGYGFFLISPQDLWESARSALQTELFAIWVVDSRGRLVAHTEESETVSAKDYSKNPLVQFLLRNPADNGSQTSIFEGKETLGSFQQLEDGNLAVVSSIEADKAFEAVYKIRRQNFYILISVLSLAFLVVFLFSRTLTVPLINLLSATRQIERGNYKVGIKPVTRDEVGVLTNSFLKMAHGLEEREKIKDTFGKFVNKEIAERALAGDMPLGGVTKDVTVFFSDLRNFTGMSEKLKPSEVVDFLNAYFTEMVECIYLTEGIVDKFIGDAIMAHWGALYTDENDARNAINSALLMRNALMEFNRIGIEIGRPQARFGCGINTGPVVVGQIGSEKKLEFTVIGDAVNLASRIEYLTKDFGTDILVSETSYEKVKDHYKFETLPPVWIRGKEKPQQLYAVLGWLEDPDCPKNIQELRKICGIPEPDSPSKVIAD; this comes from the coding sequence ATGCAAGAGGGAGTCGGGAAAAATCAAATTTTAGAAGTTCCTCTGACGGACACTATGTCCGCATACTCAAGACGATTTCCGGAAGAAGGCGGGAATCTTTCCGAATGGATGGACGAGATCCATACCAGAGGTATCCAAGAGGTAGTTTTTTGGGGAACGAAATCCGAAGCAAGCGGTTGGAAAAATAGTCAGGTATTCAGAGATCTGGTAAAAAAACTCCAAGAAGATAAGATCCGTCTTTCTACGATGGACGGAGTAAAGTTCCGTTCTTCTCCTGACTCTGCGCGAAAATTAGATCGTTTTCTTCGTTCTCATTTAGGTTCTGTTCTAGTTTGTTATTCCGAAAACGAGGCTTCCGAATTCGTGAAGTTGATGCAGGAGATACTTTCCGGCAAAAAAGAAGAGTCTACTAAAGTATATACACCATATTCTCCTAATATAACTTCTGAAAAATCCAAAAAAGAAAAACAAGAACCCCCTAAAAATCACGGAGAGGATTTTAAAGCATCTAGGATCACTATTCGAGTCAAACTTCTGGCGATCGTTTCCGCGATCGTAGTGGTGAGTATGGGGTTAATGATCGGACTAGCGACTAATCTTTTCCGAAATTATACAGTATCACTCATCCAAGAATATAACTTGAGTTTGGCGAGATTAACTGGACTCCAAGTAGGTCTTAGGATCAAGGAACTTTCCAGTAAATCATCTGAGTTTGCAGACAAATGGAATATTCGTCCTTCAAAAGGTTCCGATTCTAAAAAGATCACCCCACCTGCTTATATCTCCGGATTTTTTTCTACTCATCCTAAAATTCTTGCCTGGGGAAAATACGAACAAGGAGAATCAACGCTCGTTTTTAATCCAAGATTTGTCCGAGATCTTAGGAAAGAAGAAGATGAGATCCGAGGTCTATGGGTTGCTATTCCGAAAGAAGATAAAGAAAAATTTTTCGCTTCCGAATTCGAGTCCACTCGATTGGAAAATATCAGTTCTAAGTTCGGATTTTCTACTGTACTTTTTATTGAGAAAGATCCATCCGGGAAAGGATATGGCTTCTTCTTAATTTCTCCTCAGGATCTTTGGGAATCTGCCAGGTCCGCTTTACAAACCGAATTATTCGCGATCTGGGTGGTGGATTCCAGGGGGAGATTAGTCGCTCATACGGAAGAATCAGAAACTGTTTCAGCGAAAGATTATTCTAAAAACCCTCTTGTTCAATTTTTATTACGAAACCCCGCCGATAACGGATCCCAAACTTCTATCTTCGAAGGAAAGGAAACATTAGGATCTTTCCAACAATTAGAAGATGGAAACCTCGCAGTAGTATCTTCCATCGAGGCGGATAAAGCATTCGAAGCGGTGTATAAGATCAGAAGGCAGAATTTTTATATTCTGATCTCCGTCTTGAGTCTTGCATTCCTAGTAGTATTCCTATTCTCCAGAACATTAACTGTTCCGCTCATTAATCTATTGAGTGCGACTAGGCAGATCGAAAGAGGAAATTATAAGGTAGGGATCAAACCTGTAACCAGAGACGAAGTTGGAGTTCTAACAAACTCGTTTCTCAAGATGGCTCATGGATTGGAAGAAAGAGAGAAGATCAAAGACACTTTTGGAAAATTCGTGAATAAGGAAATCGCAGAAAGAGCCTTGGCGGGAGATATGCCTTTAGGTGGGGTCACAAAGGATGTAACAGTATTCTTCTCTGACTTAAGAAACTTCACCGGGATGTCGGAAAAATTAAAACCGAGTGAGGTGGTAGATTTTCTAAACGCTTACTTCACTGAGATGGTGGAATGTATTTATCTTACGGAAGGGATCGTGGATAAGTTCATCGGTGACGCGATTATGGCCCATTGGGGGGCATTGTACACGGACGAGAACGATGCAAGAAATGCGATCAACTCTGCACTTCTAATGAGAAACGCTCTGATGGAATTCAATCGGATTGGAATCGAAATAGGAAGACCACAAGCAAGATTCGGATGTGGGATTAATACCGGACCGGTAGTAGTAGGGCAGATAGGCTCCGAAAAGAAACTGGAGTTCACAGTTATCGGAGATGCGGTTAATCTCGCTTCTCGTATAGAATATTTAACTAAAGATTTCGGAACGGATATATTGGTTTCGGAAACATCTTACGAAAAAGTAAAGGACCATTACAAATTTGAAACATTACCTCCTGTTTGGATCCGAGGAAAAGAAAAACCTCAACAACTCTATGCGGTATTAGGTTGGTTGGAAGATCCTGACTGTCCTAAAAATATACAAGAGCTTCGCAAGATCTGCGGAATACCGGAACCTGATTCTCCTTCCAAGGTGATTGCGGATTAA
- a CDS encoding mechanosensitive ion channel family protein: MDSVLGSNWLLAVISVISGILLGYLFGGFIVPRLAKTLTKDQLDTKHPLYTALLSLVRFSFFIFGLYAALRFLKLDASSEEKISLYLKVFGILVFTFSFARVGSGAFTLYSSKAEGLLPSASILNNIVRMLILLTGGLVALQTLGISVTPALTALGVGGLAFALGLQETLSNLFAGLGVLLGKKVSVGDYISLETGEEGLVEDINWRTTSLKKRNGSTIIIPNAKMSKTTYTNYSLTNIGLWTELEISVPKEGNLEKLESILGQAANFSLTQIYGKSGYNESKISYRYVSFGQSNIDLVIHLPLKNIHDSGQIKSIFIKSLHSQFRSEGIDNISAKTVK, from the coding sequence ATGGACTCGGTCTTAGGTTCTAATTGGTTGCTTGCAGTAATTTCGGTTATTTCCGGAATTCTTTTGGGTTATCTTTTCGGTGGGTTCATAGTTCCGAGACTCGCAAAAACTCTCACAAAGGATCAGTTAGACACAAAACATCCTCTTTATACCGCTCTACTCTCCTTAGTTAGGTTTTCCTTTTTTATTTTTGGATTATACGCTGCCCTTCGATTCTTAAAATTAGATGCTTCCTCAGAAGAAAAAATTTCCCTTTATTTGAAAGTATTCGGGATCTTGGTTTTCACATTTTCCTTTGCAAGAGTCGGCTCCGGAGCTTTCACTTTGTATTCTTCCAAGGCAGAAGGACTTCTTCCCTCCGCGTCCATTCTAAATAATATAGTTCGGATGCTGATCTTACTTACCGGAGGTTTGGTCGCATTACAAACTTTGGGCATCTCCGTTACTCCCGCGTTAACCGCATTGGGAGTGGGAGGTCTTGCATTCGCATTAGGTTTGCAGGAAACTCTTTCCAATTTGTTCGCAGGGCTTGGAGTTTTACTAGGTAAAAAAGTATCCGTAGGAGATTATATCTCTTTAGAAACCGGAGAAGAAGGTTTAGTAGAGGATATCAATTGGAGAACAACTTCTCTCAAAAAAAGAAATGGAAGCACGATCATCATTCCGAATGCTAAGATGTCCAAGACTACCTATACGAATTATAGTCTTACAAATATAGGACTTTGGACAGAGTTGGAGATCAGTGTCCCAAAAGAAGGAAATTTGGAGAAGCTGGAATCCATTCTTGGACAGGCCGCGAATTTTTCCTTAACACAGATCTATGGAAAAAGCGGTTATAACGAATCCAAAATTTCATATCGTTATGTTTCTTTCGGACAATCTAATATTGATTTGGTGATTCATCTTCCGTTAAAAAACATACATGACTCCGGACAAATTAAATCTATTTTCATAAAATCCTTGCATTCCCAATTTAGATCGGAAGGAATCGATAACATATCCGCGAAGACAGTAAAATAA
- a CDS encoding LA_0991 family prenyltransferase-like protein, protein MQNVLENKLWFYVHVLSLDICLGVLGSGALATAVTGAKMKTVWWLLLPLSVWVIYTLDHLLDGKKVGENSINPRHKFHYDHSKILTILCTIAATISAVLAFLLLREIVLLGGVLLAALAVLHLGIARWGKIRFGKEFSVALIYTLGVWFGPLLVVGFRSWAVPILLFLFFLGTVLNLVMNSLMEAELDAKEGQVYLLGVLSPKLAKEWVLRLSLLGFLASLVLAGGIRKWATGTSVSASLVIALICAVPGGILRYADKFQDSQKYRILGEGVFILGLIPWLLNSF, encoded by the coding sequence ATGCAAAACGTTTTAGAAAACAAACTTTGGTTTTATGTTCATGTACTAAGCTTGGATATATGTCTGGGCGTTTTAGGTTCCGGAGCATTAGCGACAGCAGTGACGGGAGCCAAGATGAAAACAGTATGGTGGCTCCTTCTTCCTTTAAGCGTTTGGGTCATCTACACCTTGGATCATTTATTGGATGGAAAGAAGGTTGGAGAAAATTCCATAAACCCACGTCACAAATTCCACTACGATCATTCTAAAATTTTAACAATACTCTGCACAATCGCGGCAACTATCTCAGCGGTTCTCGCATTCTTATTATTAAGAGAGATAGTTTTATTAGGCGGAGTATTATTAGCAGCCTTAGCAGTTCTCCATTTAGGAATTGCTCGCTGGGGAAAGATACGTTTCGGAAAAGAATTTTCAGTAGCGTTGATATATACCTTGGGAGTTTGGTTCGGTCCTCTATTGGTTGTAGGGTTTCGTTCCTGGGCCGTCCCCATTCTTCTGTTCTTATTCTTCTTAGGCACCGTTCTGAATTTAGTAATGAACTCTCTCATGGAAGCAGAGTTAGACGCCAAAGAAGGCCAGGTTTATCTATTAGGAGTTCTTTCTCCCAAACTAGCCAAGGAATGGGTGTTGCGATTGTCCTTGCTTGGATTCCTGGCTAGCTTAGTATTGGCCGGCGGAATACGGAAATGGGCGACTGGCACCTCGGTTTCGGCCTCTTTGGTGATCGCTCTCATCTGTGCCGTTCCGGGAGGGATCCTGCGTTACGCGGATAAATTCCAAGATTCTCAAAAGTATAGGATCCTCGGAGAAGGAGTTTTTATCTTGGGACTTATCCCTTGGCTTTTAAACTCCTTTTAG